The Roseofilum capinflatum BLCC-M114 genome contains a region encoding:
- a CDS encoding tRNA (5-methylaminomethyl-2-thiouridine)(34)-methyltransferase MnmD encodes MTQTSSFTPQPTGDGSWTFFSPEFGELFHSHHGAKQEAKKKFVEPTRLAQQAVKGEVCLLDICYGLGYNSASALETVWSANPRCEVSWVGLELDRRVAEMAIAHNFHHNWPHPINHILPQLASTGRATTPQFTGILHIGDARQTLGSVLAEGFQADAIFLDPFSPPTCPQLWSVEFLALVAQVLKPEGYLATYSCAAAVRAALRLAGLAIGTTTPVGRKSPGTLARFGSDDLIPLSEKEEEHLQTRAAIPYRDPRLTDTPDVIHQRRQQEQQTSTLEPSSHWKKRWA; translated from the coding sequence ATGACTCAAACCTCTTCTTTTACTCCTCAACCTACGGGTGATGGATCTTGGACATTTTTTTCCCCGGAATTTGGGGAATTGTTTCACTCCCATCATGGAGCGAAGCAGGAAGCGAAAAAGAAGTTTGTGGAACCGACTCGACTGGCACAGCAAGCGGTGAAGGGTGAGGTGTGTTTGCTCGATATCTGCTATGGACTGGGCTACAATAGCGCCAGCGCTCTAGAAACTGTGTGGTCGGCTAATCCCCGGTGTGAGGTGAGTTGGGTGGGATTGGAATTGGATCGACGGGTAGCAGAAATGGCGATCGCCCACAATTTCCACCACAATTGGCCCCATCCCATTAACCACATTTTGCCCCAACTGGCCAGCACGGGAAGAGCCACCACGCCCCAATTTACGGGCATACTCCACATCGGTGACGCTCGCCAAACCCTAGGTTCTGTCCTTGCCGAAGGCTTCCAAGCGGATGCCATTTTCCTCGATCCCTTTTCACCCCCCACCTGTCCCCAACTCTGGAGTGTGGAGTTTTTAGCATTAGTTGCCCAAGTCCTAAAACCGGAGGGTTATCTGGCGACTTATTCCTGTGCGGCTGCGGTTCGCGCTGCTTTGAGGTTAGCTGGATTGGCGATCGGAACGACTACGCCAGTGGGCAGAAAATCCCCAGGAACCCTGGCCCGATTTGGCTCAGACGATCTGATCCCTTTATCGGAGAAAGAGGAGGAACACCTGCAAACTCGCGCCGCTATTCCCTATCGAGACCCTAGATTAACCGATACGCCAGATGTGATTCACCAGCGCCGACAACAGGAGCAACAAACCAGCACCCTAGAGCCAAGTTCCCACTGGAAAAAGCGTTGGGCTTAA